One region of Bradyrhizobium betae genomic DNA includes:
- a CDS encoding DUF4339 domain-containing protein, whose protein sequence is MASWFYASEGKQQGPYPEGQFRDLVAQGIVRPDTLVWSEGMAGWQKAAEIPGLIGGGGAPPMVPAGGPPMMGGGGYAGGGSAGSLSVDFGILDFTWRTLVFVIGSCFIIPVPWLFVWYTKWIVACVKVPGRPNLSFTGNAMAIVPWFFGFIVLAIVVGYTGIQILSTALYIVQIVLYWMLLKWMVANIASNGQPLGLSFTGSILGYIGWNLLLAISFITIIGWAWVAAAQLRWMYRNIQGTRREIIFRGSGLGILWRGIVAAILCSLIIPIPWVYRWIMNWFASQTELTPRGLL, encoded by the coding sequence GCGCAAGGGATCGTGCGCCCGGATACGCTGGTGTGGTCCGAGGGCATGGCCGGCTGGCAGAAGGCGGCCGAAATCCCCGGCCTGATCGGCGGCGGCGGTGCGCCCCCGATGGTCCCGGCTGGCGGTCCGCCGATGATGGGTGGCGGTGGCTACGCGGGCGGCGGCAGCGCAGGATCGCTGTCGGTCGATTTCGGCATTCTCGATTTCACCTGGCGAACGCTCGTGTTCGTCATCGGCTCGTGCTTCATCATCCCGGTGCCTTGGCTGTTCGTCTGGTACACGAAATGGATCGTGGCCTGCGTGAAGGTCCCCGGACGGCCGAACCTCTCCTTCACCGGCAATGCCATGGCGATCGTGCCCTGGTTCTTCGGCTTCATCGTTCTGGCGATTGTCGTCGGCTATACCGGCATCCAGATACTGAGCACGGCGCTCTACATCGTCCAGATCGTTCTCTACTGGATGCTGCTCAAATGGATGGTCGCGAATATCGCCTCCAACGGGCAGCCGCTCGGCCTCAGCTTTACCGGCTCGATCTTGGGCTACATCGGCTGGAACCTGCTGCTCGCGATCTCCTTCATCACCATCATCGGCTGGGCCTGGGTTGCCGCAGCCCAGCTCCGCTGGATGTATCGCAACATCCAGGGCACGCGTCGGGAGATCATTTTCAGGGGCAGCGGGCTCGGAATTCTCTGGCGCGGAATCGTGGCCGCGATCCTGTGCAGCCTCATCATCCCGATCCCGTGGGTCTATCGCTGGATCATGAACTGGTTCGCGTCGCAGACCGAGCTCACACCGCGCGGATTGCTCTGA
- the tesB gene encoding acyl-CoA thioesterase II: MSKSLIDLISILDLEQLEVNLFRGNSPKTSWQRVFGGQVIGQAMVAACRTVEGRLPHSLHCYFILPGDPQIPIIYQVERLRDGKSYSTRRVTAIQHGNAIFSIMVSFHTDEESAFDHQDKMPEVPPPEKLTAEEVAKQPMFKEMPEFIRRYYESDRPIELRPVELSRYFGEKIEDGRIHVWIRTAAKLPDDPALHMCALAYASDFSLLDAIMARYGRTLFDKRMMPASLDHAMWFHRPFRADEWLLYAQDSPSAQSGRGLTRGSIFKPDGTLVASVAQEGSVRERRS, encoded by the coding sequence ATGTCCAAGAGCCTGATCGACCTGATCTCGATCCTCGACCTCGAACAGCTCGAGGTGAATCTGTTCCGCGGCAACAGCCCGAAGACGAGCTGGCAGCGGGTGTTCGGCGGCCAGGTGATCGGGCAGGCGATGGTGGCGGCCTGCCGCACCGTCGAGGGCCGGCTGCCGCATTCGCTGCATTGCTATTTCATCCTGCCGGGCGATCCGCAGATCCCGATCATCTACCAGGTCGAGCGCCTGCGCGACGGCAAGAGCTATTCGACCCGCCGCGTCACCGCGATCCAGCATGGCAACGCGATCTTCTCGATCATGGTGTCGTTCCACACCGATGAGGAGAGCGCGTTCGACCATCAGGACAAGATGCCCGAGGTGCCGCCGCCGGAGAAGCTCACGGCGGAGGAGGTGGCGAAGCAGCCGATGTTCAAGGAGATGCCGGAGTTCATCCGCCGCTACTACGAGTCGGATCGTCCGATCGAGTTGCGCCCGGTCGAGCTCAGCCGCTATTTCGGCGAGAAGATCGAGGATGGTCGCATTCACGTCTGGATCAGGACCGCGGCGAAGTTGCCGGACGATCCGGCGCTGCACATGTGCGCGCTGGCCTATGCCTCGGACTTTTCGCTGCTGGACGCGATCATGGCGCGCTACGGCCGCACCCTGTTCGACAAGCGCATGATGCCGGCGAGCCTCGACCACGCGATGTGGTTTCACCGCCCGTTCCGCGCCGACGAATGGCTGCTCTACGCGCAGGATTCGCCGAGTGCGCAAAGCGGCCGCGGCCTGACCCGCGGCTCGATCTTCAAGCCCGACGGCACGCTGGTCGCCTCCGTCGCGCAGGAAGGGTCCGTGCGCGAGCGGAGGAGCTGA
- a CDS encoding ubiquinone biosynthesis hydroxylase: MSVQGSIVIGGGAFAGLALALALRQGLGPEIPVIVADPALGTRPSRDQRATAIVAACRRLFEAIGVWDDVRGEAQPILDMVVTDSKLEDATRPVFLNFAGDVAPGESFAHMVENRRLIDALVARAEAEGIDLRATIVSSYDARSDGIDVTLGDGSVIAASLLVAADGARSKLRERAGIATHGWEYDQSGIVVTVGHERDHEGRAEEHFLPAGPFAILPLAGKRSSLVWTERRAEAARIIALSDEEFHGELERRFGLHLGEVKALDKPRAFPLSYFVARSFIAERLALVGDAAHVIHPIAGQGLNMGLKDVAALAEVVVDAARLGMDLGAADVLERYQRWRRFDTMAMGVATNSLNFLFSNQSTLLRTVRDIGLGLVDRAPPLKNLFIRQAAGLTGEVPRLLKGEAL; the protein is encoded by the coding sequence ATGTCGGTACAGGGTAGCATTGTCATTGGCGGCGGCGCGTTCGCGGGCCTGGCGCTGGCGCTCGCGTTGCGTCAGGGGCTCGGCCCCGAGATTCCCGTCATCGTCGCAGATCCGGCGCTCGGCACACGGCCGAGCCGCGACCAGCGCGCCACCGCGATCGTGGCCGCCTGCCGCCGCCTGTTCGAGGCGATCGGCGTCTGGGACGATGTCAGGGGCGAGGCGCAGCCGATCCTCGACATGGTCGTCACCGATTCCAAGCTGGAAGACGCCACCCGTCCGGTGTTCCTGAACTTCGCCGGCGACGTCGCGCCGGGCGAGTCCTTTGCGCATATGGTCGAGAATCGCCGCCTGATCGATGCGCTGGTGGCGCGCGCCGAGGCGGAAGGTATCGATCTCCGCGCCACCATTGTGTCGTCCTACGACGCGCGGAGCGACGGCATCGACGTGACGCTCGGCGACGGCAGCGTCATCGCGGCGAGCCTGCTGGTCGCCGCCGACGGCGCGCGGTCGAAGCTGCGCGAGCGCGCCGGCATCGCCACCCATGGCTGGGAATACGATCAGTCCGGCATCGTCGTCACCGTCGGCCACGAGCGCGACCATGAGGGCCGCGCCGAGGAGCACTTCCTGCCCGCGGGGCCCTTCGCGATCCTGCCGCTCGCGGGAAAACGCTCCTCGCTGGTATGGACCGAGCGCAGAGCTGAGGCCGCGCGCATCATTGCGTTGAGCGACGAGGAATTTCACGGCGAGCTGGAGCGGCGCTTCGGTCTGCATCTCGGCGAAGTGAAGGCGCTCGACAAGCCGCGCGCGTTTCCGCTGTCCTATTTCGTGGCGCGCTCCTTCATCGCCGAGCGCCTCGCCCTGGTCGGGGATGCCGCGCATGTCATCCACCCGATCGCGGGCCAGGGTCTCAACATGGGGCTGAAGGATGTCGCCGCGCTGGCTGAAGTCGTCGTCGATGCCGCGCGGCTCGGCATGGATCTTGGCGCAGCTGATGTGCTCGAGCGCTACCAGCGCTGGCGCCGCTTCGACACGATGGCAATGGGCGTCGCCACCAACTCGCTGAACTTCCTGTTCTCCAACCAGTCGACGCTGCTGCGCACCGTCCGCGACATCGGCCTCGGTCTCGTCGACCGCGCCCCGCCGCTGAAGAATCTCTTCATCCGCCAGGCCGCCGGACTGACCGGCGAGGTGCCGCGGTTGTTGAAGGGCGAGGCGTTGTAG
- a CDS encoding Trm112 family protein gives MNAPTERPENSVDPKLLEILVCPLTKGPLEFDSARQELISRSAKLAYPIRDGIPIMLPEEARKID, from the coding sequence ATGAACGCGCCCACCGAACGTCCCGAAAACAGCGTCGATCCCAAATTGCTGGAGATTTTGGTCTGCCCGCTGACCAAGGGTCCGCTGGAATTCGATTCCGCGCGGCAGGAGCTGATCTCGCGCAGCGCCAAGCTCGCCTATCCGATCCGCGACGGCATCCCGATCATGCTGCCGGAAGAGGCGCGCAAGATCGATTGA
- a CDS encoding TetR/AcrR family transcriptional regulator, translating into MTEQLSADDWIKQGLKTLAGSGFTALKADPLAKAMGVSRGSFYWHFADLGAFHAAILKRWREIAAEQIIADVEAGGGEPLTALLRRSFGARLDLERAVRNWAAFDTAAQAAVRAIDRRRIDYIETLLAMRGLAPAMAQARAQILYWTFLGFALSGTPVTAARLQRLLDEILRMVSV; encoded by the coding sequence ATGACCGAGCAACTCTCCGCCGACGACTGGATCAAGCAAGGCCTGAAGACGCTCGCCGGAAGCGGCTTCACGGCGCTGAAGGCCGATCCGCTCGCAAAGGCCATGGGGGTTTCACGCGGCAGCTTCTATTGGCATTTCGCCGATCTCGGCGCGTTCCACGCCGCCATCCTGAAGCGCTGGCGCGAGATCGCGGCCGAGCAGATCATCGCCGATGTGGAGGCCGGGGGCGGCGAGCCGCTGACGGCGCTGCTGCGGCGAAGCTTTGGCGCGCGGCTCGATCTCGAGCGCGCGGTCCGCAACTGGGCGGCGTTCGATACGGCCGCGCAGGCCGCGGTCCGCGCGATCGACCGCCGCAGGATCGACTATATCGAGACGCTGCTCGCGATGCGGGGACTCGCGCCGGCGATGGCGCAGGCGCGGGCGCAGATCCTGTACTGGACTTTCCTCGGCTTTGCCCTGTCGGGCACGCCGGTGACGGCCGCACGGCTGCAGCGCCTGCTCGACGAGATCCTGCGGATGGTGTCCGTCTGA
- a CDS encoding PepSY domain-containing protein, which translates to MKVMRVVAIALTIGMGTGSAAMADGFKDCTKLDKASWKPASEAEAKAKALGYEVRRSKIEGSCYEVYGVKEGKLYELFYSPEDLSLKHTIAK; encoded by the coding sequence GTGAAGGTGATGCGTGTTGTTGCCATTGCACTGACGATCGGAATGGGCACGGGATCTGCGGCGATGGCCGACGGTTTCAAGGACTGCACCAAGCTCGACAAGGCGTCGTGGAAGCCGGCCAGCGAAGCCGAAGCCAAGGCCAAGGCACTCGGCTACGAGGTGCGGCGCTCCAAGATCGAAGGCTCGTGCTACGAGGTCTACGGCGTCAAGGAAGGCAAGCTCTACGAGCTGTTCTACAGCCCCGAAGATCTCAGCCTGAAGCACACGATCGCCAAGTAA
- a CDS encoding cytochrome b/b6 domain-containing protein encodes MIDEAAPGTCGVSDGTPADRTASRTVTVWDLPLRLWHWALAASVLAAWFTPTVHDSVHRIVGYTVLALLAFRLVWGVWGSRYSRFRMVGVRLRAAPRYLWNLRRGMTGRYIGLNPAGTLMLVALLLSLAVSAISGALSVTVTFFGVWWIEDTHAYASDAVMVLVVLHVVGVVLMGLLQRENLIRAMFTGRKRIRGHSQGA; translated from the coding sequence TTGATCGACGAAGCGGCGCCAGGAACATGCGGGGTGTCCGACGGGACCCCCGCGGATCGAACCGCTTCGCGGACGGTCACGGTCTGGGACCTCCCTCTGCGCCTCTGGCACTGGGCTCTCGCTGCCAGCGTTCTGGCGGCGTGGTTCACGCCGACGGTCCATGACAGCGTTCATCGCATCGTCGGCTACACCGTGCTCGCTCTTCTGGCCTTCCGTCTGGTCTGGGGCGTCTGGGGAAGCCGCTATTCGCGCTTCCGTATGGTCGGCGTCAGGCTTCGTGCCGCGCCGCGTTATCTCTGGAATCTGCGCCGCGGCATGACCGGCCGCTATATCGGGCTCAATCCCGCCGGCACCTTGATGCTGGTGGCACTGCTGCTATCTCTCGCCGTCTCGGCGATATCGGGCGCATTGTCGGTGACCGTTACCTTCTTCGGCGTGTGGTGGATCGAGGACACCCACGCCTATGCGTCCGATGCGGTCATGGTGCTGGTCGTGCTGCACGTCGTTGGCGTCGTGCTGATGGGGTTGCTCCAGCGCGAGAACCTGATCCGCGCGATGTTCACCGGCCGCAAGCGCATCCGCGGTCATTCTCAGGGCGCTTAA
- a CDS encoding LON peptidase substrate-binding domain-containing protein: protein MPINIEYRGPADLPEIIPVFPLPGALLLPRGQMPLNIFEPRYLSMVDDCFRDGHRLIGMIQPDAAHSPKNSDKPALFRVGCVGRITQLAESGDGRYILELTGVSRFRVVEELEVLTAYRQCKVDFFTFIDDFTARKGEDEVDREALLTVLADFLKANNLKVDWEGVESAPNEALVNALAMMSPYGPAEKQAMLEAMDLKTRAEILIAVTEMDLAKKRTSGDPPLQ, encoded by the coding sequence ATGCCGATCAACATCGAATATCGCGGGCCCGCCGACCTTCCGGAGATCATCCCGGTATTTCCGCTGCCCGGTGCGCTGCTGCTGCCGCGCGGCCAGATGCCGCTCAATATCTTCGAACCGCGCTACCTTTCAATGGTCGACGATTGCTTCCGCGACGGCCATCGGCTGATCGGCATGATCCAGCCCGACGCAGCGCATTCGCCGAAGAACTCCGACAAGCCGGCACTGTTCCGCGTCGGCTGCGTCGGTCGCATCACCCAGCTCGCCGAATCCGGCGATGGCCGCTACATCCTCGAGCTGACCGGCGTCTCGCGCTTCAGGGTGGTCGAGGAGCTCGAGGTGCTGACCGCCTACCGGCAGTGCAAGGTGGATTTCTTCACCTTCATCGACGACTTCACCGCGCGCAAGGGCGAGGACGAGGTTGATCGCGAGGCGTTGCTGACGGTACTGGCGGACTTCCTGAAAGCCAACAATCTCAAGGTCGACTGGGAGGGCGTCGAGAGCGCGCCCAACGAGGCGCTCGTCAACGCGCTGGCGATGATGTCGCCCTATGGTCCCGCGGAAAAGCAGGCCATGCTGGAGGCGATGGATCTGAAGACCCGCGCCGAGATCCTGATCGCTGTGACCGAGATGGACCTCGCCAAGAAGCGCACCAGCGGCGATCCGCCGTTGCAGTGA